In one Nicotiana tomentosiformis chromosome 6, ASM39032v3, whole genome shotgun sequence genomic region, the following are encoded:
- the LOC104085428 gene encoding vacuolar protein sorting-associated protein IST1-like, producing MLDSWKRNKFYSKCKSTIRQMKTRIEMVRKKRNAMQKYLKNDIADLLKSGLDVNAYDRTEGLLVELNLLSCYDILEQYCDHVFSHLETMIQQRECPENCREAVASLMFAAARLADLPELRQLRTIFSERYGNSLEFYVSKQFAEKLKPVPHKKDMKVQLMQDIATESGIEWNSKALQQELYEQEHMSESGQNKESEAATFNHENARHHHTKSRVNTTESSSDSSLSCAHVAKVEYNGHVEAVEEAKTKPKSVRRKHVEPQSGDKNSGHENHSITNAKDEVPRQRTRDGPSGRTASLPVELEQISPAELMKGHTRANSFQPDMFGPNGLHPKVPNYDEVVARLADLSGKSKE from the exons ATGTTGGACTCGTGGAAGAGAAATAAGTTTTACTCCAAATG CAAGTCTACAATCAGGCAGATGAAAACTCGAATCGAAATGGTAAGGAAGAAGAGAAATGCAATGCAGAAATACTTGAAGAATGATATAGCCGACCTTCTTAAATCTGGATTGGATGTCAATGCCTACGACAGG ACTGAAGGCCTTCTAGTTGAGCTGAATCTCTTGAGCTGTTATGATATCTTGGAGCAATATTGTGACCATGTCTTTAGTCACCTTGAAACCATGATTCAACAGAG GGAATGCCCTGAGAATTGCAGGGAAGCTGTGGCATCTTTGATGTTTGCAGCAGCAAGACTAGCGGACCTGCCTGAATTACGTCAACTCAGAACGATATTTTCTGAGAGATATGGAAATTCCCTTGAATTTTATGTCAGTAAACAG TTTGCTGAAAAATTAAAGCCAGTACCACATAAAAAGGATATGAAGGTACAGTTAATGCAAGATATAGCAACAGAATCTGGTATAGAATGGAATTCAAAAGCTTTACAACAGGAGCTATATGAACAAGAGCACATGTCTGAATCAGGTCAAAATAAAGAATCTGAAGCTGCTACATTCAATCATGAGAATGCAAGGCATCATCATACCAAATCAAGAGTGAACACAACAGAAAGCAGCTCCGATTCTTCTCTTAGTTGTGCTCATGTGGCCAAAGTAGAATACAATGGACACGTCGAAGCAGTTGAAGAGGCTAAGACAAAACCAAAATCGGTTAGAAGGAAACATGTGGAGCCACAGTCTGGTGATAAAAATTCAGGACATGAAAACCATAGCATAACAAATGCAAAAGATGAAGTCCCGAGGCAGAGAACTCGAGATGGTCCTTCAGGCAGAACAGCATCCCTTCCAGTTGAATTGGAACAAATAAGTCCAGCTGAGCTAATGAAAGGGCACACTCGAGCAAATTCTTTTCAACCTGATATGTTTGGTCCAAATGGGCTTCATCCTAAGGTACCAAACTACGATGAGGTAGTTGCTCGCCTGGCGGATCTCAGTGGGAAATCAAAAGAATGA
- the LOC104085429 gene encoding heat shock 70 kDa protein 15-like, with protein sequence MSVVGFDFGNESGVVAVARQRGIDVVLNDESKRETPAIVCFGEKQRFLGTAGAASSMMNPKNTISQIKRLIGRKFVDPELQRDLKALPFSVTEGPDGYPLIHARYLGEMRSFTPTQLLGMVFSDLKIIAEKNLNAAVVDCCIGIPVYFTDLQRRAVMDAATIAGLHPLRLIHETTATALAYGIYKTDLPENDQLNVAFVDIGHASMQVCIAGFKKGQLKILAHSFDRSLGGRDFDEALFQHFAAKFKEEYKIDVFQNARACIRLRAACEKLKKVLSANPEAPLSIECLMDEKDVRGFIKREEFEQICIPILERVKKPLEKALLEAGLTTENIHSVEVVGSSSRVPAMMKILTEFFGKEPRRTMNASECVAKGCALQCAILSPTFKVREFQVNESFPFPIALSWKGSAPDAQNGAAENQQSTVVFPKGNPIPSVKALTFYRSGTFTTDVQYADVSELQAPAKISAYTIGPFQSNKGERSKLKVKVRLNLHGIVSVESVTLLEEEEVEVPIVKEEPIKMDTDNASADAAAPTTAETDENMQDAKGAADASGVENGVPESGDKPVEMATDTKAEAPKKKVKKTNVPVTELVYGALAAADVQKAVEKEFEMALQDRVMEETKDKKNAVEAYVYDMRNKLHDKYQEFVVDSEREQFIAKLQGVEDWLYEDGEDETKGVYIAKLEELKKQGDPIEQRYKEYTERGSVIDQLAYCINSYREAAMSNDQKFDHIDLADKQKVLNECVEAEAWLREKKQQQDSLPKHANPVLLSADVRRKAESLDKVCRPIMMKPKPAKPATPETPSHAPAEGGEQQPQDAESPNPHSNHNTNAGDTDGAEVPQTAAEPMDAD encoded by the exons ATGAGTGTGGTTGGTTTTGACTTTGGGAATGAGAGTGGTGTTGTTGCAGTGGCAAGGCAGAGAGGAATTGATGTTGTACTTAATGATGAATCAAAGAGGGAAACTCCAGCTATTGTCTGCTTTGGTGAAAAGCAACGTTTTCTTGGGACAGCTGGTGCTGCATCAAGCATGATGAATCCAAAGAACACAATATCTCAGATAAAGAGGTTAATAGGACGAAAATTCGTAGATCCTGAGCTGCAAAGAGATCTTAAGGCATTGCCGTTCTCAGTGACCGAAGGGCCTGATGGATATCCTTTAATTCATGCACGTTATTTGGGGGAAATGAGATCTTTTACGCCCACCCAACTTCTTGGAATGGTGTTTTCAGATCTGAAGATTATAGCGGAGAAAAATCTTAATGCAGCAGTAGTTGATTGTTGTATTGGGATCCCTGTATATTTCACTGATCTTCAGAGAAGAGCGGTTATGGATGCAGCTACCATTGCTGGTTTGCACCCTCTCCGTCTAATCCATGAGACGACAGCAACTGCATTGGCTTATGGTATCTACAAGACAGATCTGCCAGAAAATGACCAACTAAATGTCGCTTTTGTTGACATTGGACATGCAAGCATGCAAGTTTGCATTGCAGGCTTCAAGAAAGGCCAGCTGAAGATATTGGCTCATTCATTTGACAGATCACTTGGAGGAAGGGATTTCGATGAAGCCCTCTTCCAACATTTTGCTGCAAAATTCAAAGAAGAATACAAGATTGATGTTTTCCAGAACGCGAGGGCTTGTATTAGACTTCGAGCTGCTTGTGAAAAGTTGAAAAAGGTTCTTAGCGCAAACCCTGAGGCACCTTTGAGTATAGAGTGTTTAATGGATGAGAAGGATGTCAGAGGTTTCATCAAGAGAGAGGAATTTGAACAGATCTGCATTCCAATATTGGAGAGAGTAAAAAAGCCATTGGAGAAAGCTCTTTTAGAAGCTGGACTTACAACGGAGAATATTCATTCTGTTGAGGTTGTTGGCTCGAGCTCGCGAGTGCCTGCGATGATGAAAATTCTGACTGAGTTCTTTGGGAAAGAACCAAGGAGGACCATGAATGCTAGTGAGTGTGTGGCAAAAGGATGTGCGCTGCAATGTGCTATTCTCAGTCCTACCTTTAAAGTTCGAGAATTTCAG GTCAATGAGAGCTTCCCTTTCCCAATTGCTTTGTCATGGAAGGGCTCTGCTCCAGATGCACAAAATGGAGCAGCAGAGAATCAACAGAGCACAGTTGTTTTTCCTAAGGGAAATCCGATACCAAGTGTGAAAGCTTTGACATTCTACAGATCTGGCACATTTACAACTGATGTACAATATGCTGATGTGAGCGAACTGCAGGCACCAGCAAAGATCAGTGCTTACACG ATTGGACCATTCCAGTCGAATAAGGGTGAGCGGTCCAAATTAAAGGTTAAAGTACGGCTAAACCTTCATGGTATTGTCTCAGTTGAGTCAGTAACT CTTTTGGAAGAAGAAGAGGTTGAAGTCCCAATTGTAAAAGAGGAACCTATTAAAATGGATACAGATAACGCTTCAGCTGATGCTGCTGCTCCGACTACTGCTGAAACTGATGAAAATATGCAAGATGCTAAAGGAGCTGCAGATGCTTCAGGGGTTGAGAACGGTGTTCCAGAATCTGGAGACAAACCTGTCGAAATGGCGACAGACACGAAG GCTGAAGCCCCAAAGAAGAAGGTGAAGAAGACAAATGTACCAGTGACTGAATTAGTTTATGGGGCGTTGGCAGCTGCTGATGTACAGAAGGCTGTggagaaagaatttgaaatggcTCTGCAGGACCGTGTCATGGAAGAGACAAAGGACAAGAAGAATGCTGTTGAGGCCTATGTTTATGATATGAGGAATAAG CTGCACGATAAATATCAAGAGTTTGTAGTGGATTCAGAAAGAGAACAATTTATCGCTAAACTTCAAGGGGTGGAGGACTGGTTGTATGAAGATGGGGAGGATGAGACCAAGGGTGTTTACATTGCGAAGCTTGAGGAACTTAAGAAG CAAGGTGACCCAATTGAGCAAAGATACAAGGAGTACACAGAGAGGGGATCTGTAATAGATCAACTTGCTTATTGCATTAACAGTTATAGAGAGGCGGCAATGTCAAATGATCAAAAGTTTGATCACATTGATTTAGCAGATAAGCAGAAG GTTCTTAATGAGTGCGTTGAAGCTGAGGCTTGGTTGAGAGAGAAAAAGCAGCAGCAGGATTCTCTTCCAAAGCATGCAAACCCTGTTCTTTTGTCGGCGGATGTTAGGAGGAAAGCAGAATCACTTGACAA GGTTTGTCGGCCTATAATGATGAAACCTAAGCCAGCTAAGCCGGCAACTCCTGAAACACCTTCACATGCACCTGCTGAAGGAGGTGAGCAACAGCCTCAGGATGCGGAGAGTCCAAATCCACATTCCAACCATAACACCAATGCCGGTGACACTGATGGTGCTGAGGTACCCCAAACTGCTGCTGAGCCAATGGACGCAGACTAA